The nucleotide window GCCGCCGCCGCCATTGCCGGTAGCGAGTGTGCTGTTCTCAATTCCCGCGTCCGAGTTCCAGAGATAAATGGCGAACGAACCACCGCCGGATTGGCCACCAGTGCCGGCAGTTCCGGCGCAACCCCCGCCACCACCCCCGCCACCACCCCCGCCATAGGAATCGCAGTTAACAGTACCACCACCTCCCCCCCCGCCGCCGCCGCCGCCGTTACCGGGGGTACCGCCAGTGCCCGAGCTGCCACTCGTTGAGGCGTATCCCAGTTGCGTGTAGCCGCCCTGCAATCCGGCACTACCATTCAGGCCATTGGTGCCATTCGCGCCGTTGCTGCCCCAATAGTTGGTGGGCGTATCCCAATTTCCATTACAGCAAGGAGTGCCTTGGCCGCCAAGGGTGCCGCCAGCACCGATGAGACCGGACGAGCCTGATGAACCGCCGTTACCGGGACCGCCACCTTGACCTCCGGTTCGCCCGCAAGGCGAAGTTCCACCTGGGCCGCCACCCGGCCGGTTGCAAGAACTGCAAAAGCCGGAACTATCTTCGCAGCCAGGCTGACCGAGCTGGCCGTCTACAGCGTTTGCTCCGTTAACGCCGCTGAAACCCGCAATTCCGTTCCCACCATTGCCTGCCTGAATCGAACAGCGCCGGATAACCAGGCCGGAACCGTTAAGGGCATAAATGCCATAGGCGCTTGCCCCTGCACCTGACGCGTTCCCACCGGTGATCGTCAAATGATCCAGCGTCGTCCTGTTCGTGAGATTGCCAGCGTTTACCGCCGTTGCGTTGGTGACCGTGACATTGACAGTGAACGCATCGTTGCGCGACCAATCGGCAGAACTGTAGCCACCATAAATGGAAACTCCATTGGAAAGATTCAGCGTGCCTGAAGTATAAACGCCAGCCGCTACGTAAACGTCCTTGTTTGCCGCTGCCGCGCGCTGAATGCCTTCCGCCAAGGTGCGCACGGGCTGCGCCATCGTTCCAGGAAAGCCGTCATTACCGGACGTCGCGACGAAGATCGCCCGCGTCACATCGCCATCAATGCCATCGCCATTCGAATCGATGAAAGCGTCGTCCGGTTCATCAACGATGTTGCTGGCGGCGAGAAAGAGGCGGAAGAACAAAGCGTTGTTCGTCGGTGGGAGCAATACGTAGAACGTGCCGGTACCCGGGGCGGGCAGTTGCGGTACGGCGGTCCAGTCGTTGGATGACGGCAGCGTGGTGGTTTGTTGCAGAATGATATTCGTGGAATTGGTGGCCGACCAGGAGAGCAAGACGTTCGTGCCCTGCCAGGCGATGTCAAGTTTGGGTTGCGCCAGCCCGATCATGAAGAGCAAACTTGAGCCCAGAAGAATTCCGATGGATACACGGAACAGTTTCATAACGATTGTGTTTCGAAGCACGCTTACAAAAGTAGG belongs to Verrucomicrobiota bacterium and includes:
- a CDS encoding PE-PGRS family protein gives rise to the protein MKLFRVSIGILLGSSLLFMIGLAQPKLDIAWQGTNVLLSWSATNSTNIILQQTTTLPSSNDWTAVPQLPAPGTGTFYVLLPPTNNALFFRLFLAASNIVDEPDDAFIDSNGDGIDGDVTRAIFVATSGNDGFPGTMAQPVRTLAEGIQRAAAANKDVYVAAGVYTSGTLNLSNGVSIYGGYSSADWSRNDAFTVNVTVTNATAVNAGNLTNRTTLDHLTITGGNASGAGASAYGIYALNGSGLVIRRCSIQAGNGGNGIAGFSGVNGANAVDGQLGQPGCEDSSGFCSSCNRPGGGPGGTSPCGRTGGQGGGPGNGGSSGSSGLIGAGGTLGGQGTPCCNGNWDTPTNYWGSNGANGTNGLNGSAGLQGGYTQLGYASTSGSSGTGGTPGNGGGGGGGGGGGTVNCDSYGGGGGGGGGGGCAGTAGTGGQSGGGSFAIYLWNSDAGIENSTLATGNGGGGGGGGAGGGGGAGGLGAHAATLLGAGNNYGGGGEQDDGSNGGRGGDGGNGGNGGHGGGGAGGPSIGLVRAGSSNPQTNSLSFTLGNGGDGGRSPGNAGPPGVVSTTYP